Proteins encoded together in one Quercus lobata isolate SW786 chromosome 3, ValleyOak3.0 Primary Assembly, whole genome shotgun sequence window:
- the LOC115979825 gene encoding uncharacterized protein LOC115979825 translates to MGRLCLRKCRVGRIMGTLQIVLGGLVIIVSLLSLIRFYSAGFFTRNEDICRQFYGQKDDYDGFDIKALSDRVGEVLDRMESLQEKLELEVKEMEKHKEVLDRNNITRLEYKKYLEEEVIRPLYGAHIALRQIRLPKAEGIRNSTMKEEPLINTFVIEEIRKYITPKENRTGKINIYGTERIHNTIGHACVLYKKELEEYMGYDIGSYCNDDWNLAQKLMVNGCDPLPRRRCLTRASKVYQKPYPINESLWRLPDGRNVRWSNYQCRNFECLSSKNPKRGYSKCVGCFEMEKEKLKWVTNSSLPVDLLINDVLTIKPGEIRIGLDFGVGTGTFAARMREHNVTIVSTALNLGAPFNEMIALRGLIPLYVTLNQRLPFFDNTMDLIHTSGFMDGWIDLLLLDFILYDWDRVLRPGGLLWIDRFFCSRKDLDDYMYMFLQFRYKKHKWAIAPKSKDEVYLSALLEKPSRAI, encoded by the coding sequence ATGGGGAGGTTATGCTTACGAAAATGTAGGGTGGGCAGAATAATGGGTACACTTCAGATTGTATTGGGAGGGCTTGTTATAATAGTAAGCTTGTTAAGTCTCATAAGGTTCTACTCAGCTGGATTTTTCACTCGCAATGAAGATATATGCCGCCAATTCTATGGTCAGAAGGATGATTATGATGGTTTTGACATAAAAGCATTGTCTGATCGAGTTGGGGAAGTACTAGATAGGATGGAAAGCTTGCAAGAAAAACTTGAGTTGGAAGTTAAAGAAATGGAGAAACACAAAGAGGtcttggatagaaataatatcACAAGATTGGAGTATAAGAAGTATCTGGAAGAGGAGGTAATTAGGCCTCTTTATGGCGCCCACATTGCTCTTAGACAGATTCGGCTACCTAAGGCTGAAGGGATTAGGAACTCAACAATGAAGGAGGAGCCTTTGATTAACACTTTCGTGATTGAGGAAATTAGGAAGTACATAACCCCAAAGGAGAATAGGACTGGGAAGATTAATATATATGGGACAGAGAGGATACACAACACAATTGGGCATGCATGTGTGTTATATAAGAAAGAATTGGAAGAGTATATGGGTTATGACATTGGTTCTTATTGTAATGATGACTGGAACCTAGCTCAGAAGCTTATGGTTAATGGTTGTGATCCTTTGCCCCGAAGACGGTGCTTGACAAGGGCCTCCAAGGTTTACCAGAAGCCATATCCAATCAATGAATCTCTATGGAGATTACCAGATGGCAGAAATGTAAGGTGGAGCAATTACCAGTGCAGGAACTTTGAATGCTTATCGAGCAAGAATCCTAAGCGAGGTTATTCTAAGTGTGTAGGTTGTTTTGAGATGgagaaagaaaagttaaaatgggTGACTAATAGCTCACTTCCTGTGGATTTACTGATAAATGATGTTTTGACAATCAAGCCTGGGGAGATAAGGATAGGTCTGGACTTTGGTGTTGGTACAGGGACTTTTGCTGCAAGAATGAGAGAACATAATGTTACAATTGTCTCAACTGCTTTGAACCTTGGGGCTCCTTTCAATGAGATGATTGCACTAAGAGGTTTGATCCCTCTGTATGTGACATTGAATCAACGCCTTCCATTCTTTGATAACACTATGGATTTAATTCATACATCTGGGTTTATGGATGGCTGGATTGACCTGCTGCTgctggattttattttgtatgattGGGATCGGGTTTTAAGGCCGGGAGGATTGCTATGGATTGACCGGTTCTTTTGCAGTAGAAAAGATCTGGATGACTATATGTACATGTTTCTGCAGTTCAGATACAAGAAGCACAAGTGGGCTATTGCTCCTAAATCAAAGGATGAGGTCTATCTCTCTGCATTATTAGAGAAACCTTCAAGAGCTATATAA